DNA sequence from the Polyangiaceae bacterium genome:
AGTTCGGCACGGGGCGGTTGCTGGCGACGGCGAGCTCCCCGGTGCAGCCGCTGAGCAGCGCCGCCAGGTCGTCACGATGCGAGCCGAGCCCGGCGACGCGCTGTTCGGCTTGCTTCAGCGCTGGATCGCCAGCCTGCACCGGTGCTTGAAGCGCGCCGTGTGCCAGCTGGATGAAGCGCCCGGCGCTCTTTGCGTCAGCGACTGGAGTCGTGATGACGAAGCCAACGCTCAGTACCTCGAGCTTTACCTCGGGGAAACCCTGGGCGCGCAGGCGTCCCTCCACGAGGCCGCCCAGCGCCGCCGAAGCCTCTGGACCCAGATCGTGGGCGACGCCCAGCGCTGCTGTGGCGCTCGGAGCAGCGAAGCGCTCGATCAGCGAAAGCCGTGGGCGGTCCGGAGACTCCTCGATTTGGATCCCGCTGTGGGGCGAGGGAGCGCTGATCGCCGGTGGCTCGCTGCCGTTGCCGAAGACGCCGCAAGCGGAGCACGTCAGCGCGAGCAAGAGCAGGGGCGTCGCCGCGCTTGGGAATTTCGCCGCGTTTGTTCCTCGAAGGGGCACCGCGGGCCTCTATAGCAAAGCCGAGCCGGAATTCAGTCCTTTGCTTTCGGGTTCGCCGGCCGATGGGGTACCGGGTACCCACGCTCGGAAACGATTTCTTCCTTTTCGATCAGCCAAACGACCCTGCCTTGCCCCCCAACGCTCACCCCGCGGATCTTCGTCCCACGCTTGAGCCATTGGGCCTCTTCAGCGGGAAACAATAGAGGTTTCACGTTTTCGTGCATCTCGACCTTCGGCCGGGTGTTGCAGTGTTCTTCGTATTCGATGCGGCCGTCGGAGCTGATGCGGCGGATGCGATTGGTGCGGTAGCAACCGTAGTACTCGAACGTCTTGATGGGGGTCTTCTTGAACGCAACGAGGACCCCATCTTCCTTCGGCGTCATGGTCTCGACGACCTCCTGAAACGGGAAAGCCTGGCGTCGCTTGTCCAAGAGCTTCTCATACTCCGGGATCCCCATTTGCTCGGGCACGCGCAGGTCACTCGGGATCACGTCCTCGAAATCTCGTCCGGCGCGCGCCTTTGCGGTGGCGTCGTCGAGACCTGCATATTTTGCCTTGCGGAATTTATCCTTGGCGACGCGAAACTCGTTGATGAGTTCGATTTGCGCGTAATAGACCTCGACGGCGAGCGTCTCTGGGAATGGGTCTGGCTCGCGGAAGTCACGCCGGAAGACGCGTCGCTCCGCGGCGAGGCTCGCGGCGTCTTGCGCTAGCGCGTACTGCAGTGCGATCTCCCGGGTGAGCCGCGCGAATAGCGGATCCTTGAGGTAATCGTCTTTGGAGGACTCGACGACTTTCACGCGCAGCGCCTTCAGGTCTTCGAGTAGCTCCGGGTCGCCGCCCTGCTTGGCCGCAGCCTGCTTGATGCGTTCCGCGTAGCCATCCAGCGTCGACCAGTTAGCCGCTTGCGCTTCGAACTGGGACTTGCGCCGCGCCTGGACCTGCTTCGGGACGTCGACGAAGAGCTCCTTGTAGGCGCCCTCTAGCTGATTCGTCTGATGCGTGAAGTGAGACTTGGCCTCGCGGAAGTTCTCGATGAAGGCTTGCTTCGCGTCATCGGGGACTTGCACCGACGCGAGCGCTTTCGTCAGCTCAGGTTCTTCCACAGGGCCGAGGAACAGCGCAATCAGTGGCGGTGCGCCTCGGCCGCCCATGTAGATGCCGCCGCCGCCGTTCAGGCTGTAGTGTTCGTTGATCGTCGTCGCTGCGAGCAGGATGGGGTCCGCGGACCGCTCGTCGTAGCCCTCGTAGAAGTCCATGAAGCGGACGGCCGCGATCTTGGGATCCTGGGTGTGTCCTCGGTACTCGTTGCGGGCGCACGTCGCCAGCAGCACCTGCGCGGCCGCGCTCGTGTCCGTCTGTAGCTCGTGGCGCTCGCGGCTCTCCTCCGGCGTGTACAGCACCTGGTAGCACTCGGGGCCATCGTAGCGCGCGGCGCGTTTCCGTGAGGCTTCGGTTTCCGTGCCAGCGCTGGCTGGCTTGATGGTCACGATGCCGCAGGCTCCCAGCCAGAGCGTCAGACCCGCCAGCACCAGCGACCAAGCGCTGGACCTCACCCCCAAAAACTTCGCGTGGACTAGCTCAGTGCCTCGCGACTCATACCCGTTCGTCCCCATGTGTTTCCTCTACGCCAGCGCCGGTAACCGTCAGGACCGAGGTCCTGCCGTTGAATCGCTTTTTACGCAAGGTTGGGGTGCAGACTTCCCGAGGTTTCCGTACAGGAACTGGCGAGGGGGAATCGGGAGGGGAGCGCGGTCCCCGGTAGAAAACCGGGAACCTCAGGCGGCGAGGGCTTGATCCTGCAGCAGCGCGGTGAGGCGATTACGGATCTTGTGCTTCTTGCTGTAGACCGTCTTCACGCTGATCTGCATGCTCTCGGCGATCTGCTCAGGCTCCAGACCTTCGCCGTAGTAGAGCGTGATGAACTGGCGGTCCTTCTCGCTGAACTGCTGGAGCAGCTCGCTCACGATGCTTGCGCGCTGACGCATGAGCAGGTGCTCGAAGGGGTCCGGCGTGTCGCTGGTGAGGGACTCGGCCTCGCTCAGGCAGCCGCGCTTCGGCTCACGCTTCAGGCTCCGCAGGTGGTCGTAGGCCGTGTGGATGGCCAGCATGCCGATCCAGCTACCAAGCTTGTTGCCGCGACCGGGCTCGAAGCTTCGTAGCTTGCGCTTGTCCTTTGCCAGCAGGCTGAGGCAGAGCATCGCGTAGATCTCGCGGATGTCGTCGGGGCCAACCACCGCGCTGAAGCGCGCCGTGACCCGCGTGATGCAGCGATAGATGAGGCGCGAGTAGCGGGTGTTGAACTCCTGCCAGGCGCGGGGGTCGTCCGCCATC
Encoded proteins:
- a CDS encoding sigma-70 family RNA polymerase sigma factor, yielding MQTESVAQAQPTSAAQPGRHDPAELEQERILLEGLMADDPRAWQEFNTRYSRLIYRCITRVTARFSAVVGPDDIREIYAMLCLSLLAKDKRKLRSFEPGRGNKLGSWIGMLAIHTAYDHLRSLKREPKRGCLSEAESLTSDTPDPFEHLLMRQRASIVSELLQQFSEKDRQFITLYYGEGLEPEQIAESMQISVKTVYSKKHKIRNRLTALLQDQALAA